In the genome of Paraburkholderia azotifigens, the window GGAGAACCACATCTGCAGCTGGATAGGCAGATTGCTGTCCAGCAGGCCGCCCATGCAGATGACCACGATCGCCAAATGGGCCGAAATGTAGCCTAGCTTTGTGAGAGCACCACGTTTACCTGCAATCAGAATCTCGCCGGTGTCGGTATTGCGGTGACTAGCTTATAGCCCAACTGACGTCCGAGGCGCATCAGGACTTCGGCCGTTTCAACGCCACTTAGGGCAGCTGCGCGGAACTCACTTTTGTGGTGGAACGCGCGTAAGCTCCTTCGCGGACGCGGTCCTTCCAGCTGCGCGCGTCCCGGACCATCTTCGGGGCGTTGTCAATTACACAGAGTGAGACCGAAATGACAAGAAGACCAGGATCAGCATGAACCACCAGGACCCGTACGTCGTACAGATCTAGCCCGCGGAAGACGTCGGCCCAAAATGGGCCGAACTGGTTCACATAATTGACGTACGTATCCTCCTGTGTGAGGACAGTGCCGACGATGCTTGCGATCGCCAGTATCACCAGCAAAGCTATGGCAAAGCGCATCGACCTGAGAAGATCAATGGCGTGCTTGAGCTCGTATGGATTTCTACGAACTCTCAAGCAAATCTGGCCTTCGGCCGTCGGACGCTCGCTCAAGGGCACTCCAGATAATTGTGATTAAGACGGGTGTAAAGGATCGGTATCGCTGTCACTCCGAATGTCGGCGGCAGCGGGAAATTAAACAATCTCAATTCTGATTTCTACACGAGTTTTTGGTGAGAACAAAGAGTGGCTGACTATACATGCGTATATCGAACGGTCAGGCGTTATCAACTCGTCTCGCGAGCTATGTTCCCCATTGGGGCGGGCTGAGAGACCGTCGCAGCGCGCTGGCTCGCGGCATCAACGTGGTGCAACCATAAGGGCATGATTCATATACCTGTGGATCGTTGAATGATGAGCGCCAAAAGTATTTAATTCCGTAGCCAACACAGGCTACGGACTGGGACGTCGCAAAGCGTACTAGATTCCGGTTATCTCGTTCACGTATAGGAGAATCCGCATGTTGAAGCGACTCTCAATTCAGTATTAGCGCAGTTGATTTTAGCACCGGCGCTTGGGCTGACTCGGATGGGCAAGACCTTCCCACGGTAAAGCGGCAACTGCCGCAATACACCGCAGATGGCCAGCTTCTGCTTCCAAAGAACTTCACCAAATGGATCTACGTCGGAAGTCCGTTGACGCCGAACGCTCTAAATGGAGGGAAGGCAAACTTCCCCGAGTACCACAACGTCTACATTGAGCCGGTTCGTACGCAATCTACAAGAAAACCGGCGAATTCCCTGAAGGGACGATTTTTGTCAAAGAACTTCAGCTGACCACGCCGCAGCAGTTTCCTGACGGTTCGAGAAATGAGCCGTCCGGTCGCGGCCTGTTCCCTGGGAAGTTCAACGGCGCCGATGTCACTGTGAAAGATTCAAAGCGTTTCGCCGCGACAGACGGTTGGGGATACTTCAACTTCAATCACTTTGAGCCGAAGGCAAAGATGGCGAAAGTCAAGGCGAAAGAAGAATGTGCATACTGCCACATTGCCAGTGCGAAGAAGGATGACGTCTGGACGCAGTTCTATCGACTGCTCGACGATGATGGCACCTGAACCCGAACTACAAGCCTGAGACTCAATAAGATCGTGCGCCGCGGTTATAGCCGCTAGCTAGATCCATCGGCGCATATGCTGACACCGCGCTGGTCATCGGGGTGCCTTCCGTCTTGATCAGCGCGACGAGGCAGGTGCGGGTGCGTTGCGCTCCCTGCGAATGCAATGTCTGCTTGTGCGGAGACTCGTTAGCGTTTAGTAGCTCAGTGCCGCATGATAGAAGTGGGGCCGGTGGGTACAGTTTTCGCAATAAACGGCCGGCGGATCGGCAATCGCATTGCGCGATTGCTATTAGTCACGCGAACCCGTGCCGTGGTTGGAGCGAGTCCAGTGTGGGCCGTACATAAATCTGCCGTGGTTTCGCGGGTCGGTTCGGCGAGCTCGCGATTGCGCGCAAGCAAGGACTCACACCTGGCTGGGATTTTTTCGCGCGCGCGTACCCGATCCGGATTTCGGTGTTGACGTCGCGGGTCCGTTTAAAGCTTTGCATGCTCGACATGTTCAACCCTGTCCAGAATTGCCGTGGGAAAACCAAGTGAACCCGAAAGAAGACGACGATCAAGCCGTTGAACGAATTGTTCTCGATGGCCCGAAGGGCGCGATTGTGCTAGCAGGTACTTCGACAGCAATCGTGATCCTCATATGGATCGTATTTTACGTACTTGTTTTCCTTCCGCGTGGCGTTATCCAATGAGCGACAAAATCAGGGAAATCCGTCAGTCAGTATCGTCCATAAATTGAACGAAGGTGGGCGATTTTGATGTCGACAATCATGCTCATCATGATGCTGACGGTCGTCTTCACTGGATTGCATTGGGCCGATGATGCCGCCGTCCAGAGTAGAAACGATACGCATCGCATCCCTGGAACCAATAGTGAGTTTTCTGAAAGTAACCTGGGAAGCGCCGCTTCAAAAGACGGATCTGTTATCGTCCGGGTACTGGCGCAGCAGTATTCGTTCACACCTCAATGTATTCTTCTTCCAGCCAACACGCCTATCACTTTCAGAGCTACCAGCGCTGATGCGATCCACGGCATGCTTGTAACGGGGACTAACATCAATTCAATGATCGAACCAGCTACATATCCACGTTTAAAACGGTGTTTCCGCAGCCAGCCGAGCATTTGATGCCTTGTCACGAATACTGCGGACGGGTCATCAGGCGAGTGGCGCGCGTCAAATCATAGAGCGCGCCGCCTTTTTCGAAATGCTTAAACGAAAAGGGCGAACGGAGGCTGAACTGTGTTAATTAACAAGCGGCTTGTGCTTCTTCATTTCTGGCTTGCTTTCGCGAGTTTCGCTGTTGCGTTGGCGTTGGGCGCCTGGCAGATGTACGTGAGAAGTCCGCTACATCCGTGGATAAAGGATCCGGAATTTATATCGATCCGTGTCGGCGCACGGTTCGACTATGGCGTACGTCTTCCCGACTCTCGTCGCGATGGCCCTCGGATACGCAGTCATTGAGCTTTCTCTTAAGCGAGCCATTGTCGGAGTGAAGCTGGCGTGGGTAGGCTTCGGCGCCGTTACTTTGGGCTTTGTGCTGGCCGTTATCACAATAGCGAAGGGTACGGCTTCCGTTCTGTACACGTTCTATCCGCCGATGATCGGCAGCTCGATTTACTACATAGGCGTCGTCCTGATCGTTGTAGGGTCATGGATATGGGTTGCGCTGATGGGTGTAACCTCGCGATATGGAAGCGCGCGAATCCGGGAGTTCCCGTTCCCCTTCCGATGTTTGCCTGTGTCGCGAGCGCATACCTGTGGGGATGGACGGCCGTCGGTGCTGCAATCGAAATCATTTTTCAGATTATTCCGGTGCTTTGGGATGGAAACACACATTGATGCCGGTCTCGCACGCGTTTCTATTCCTGGACGCTGCATGCAATTGTGTACTTCTGGCTGATGCCGCCTACATTGCGTATTACACAATCGTTCCACGTGCTATCGGCGGGAGACTTTATAGCGATTTGATGGCACGGGTATCTTTCGTAATGTTTCTGGTTGTATCAATGCCGATCGGCATACATCACCTGTTCGCCGATCCACAAGTGGGATCGGGCTTCAAATTCATGCACTCGGTCTTCACGGCATTGGTCGCAATTCCTACCTTGCTAACGGTGTTCACAATCTGTGCCTCGGTTGAGATTGCAGGGCGGCTACGGGGCGGGAAGGGAGTCATTGGTTGGTTAAAAGCCCTTCCATGGGGCAACCCATGATGCTCGCCATCAGTTTTTCGTTTGTGATGTTGGGTTTTGGAGGAGCAGGCGGACTCATCAACATGAGTTACCAGTTAGATTCGACTATACATAACACCCAATGGGTAACGGGACACTTTCACCTCATCTTCGCCGGGGCGGTCGTGATCATGTACTTTGTGATTGCTTACGACCTGTGGCCGCAGATTACTGGGCGCGCGATCACAGACGTGCGACTGATCCGTATCCAGCTATGGCTCTGGTTCATCGGAATCATGGTATTACAATCCCCTGGCATTTGGTGGGCATCATGGGTATGCCGCGCAGAATGGCATACTTCGACTATACGAATGGCGAAATTTCGTCTCAGGCGATGCCTGTGATCGTATCGGTCATTGCGGAGTCATCTGTCTGGTCGCCGGTCTCCTCTTTATTTTGATTTTGGTTCGCGCCCACCGCTCGACGGTCGATCTAGTTGAGGACTACACCTTTAGTGTGCCGATTCATCGAACAGAGAGTGTGCCATCTGCGCTGAACGGCTTTCGACTTTGGCTCGCCCTGATGATCGGTCTGACATTGTTTAACTACGGATATCCGATTGCGTCACTGATTGCCCGCCCAGACACCTCCGTGCTGGAATCCCGATCGGCCAGGGGCATTGACATGGACGCGAAGCCAGTGTTTTCGCTGACGAACCGATGGCTGGTAGGCAGCGTGTGCGGTACCTCGCCGTCGCGGCCACCGCTGCTGCGATAGGGTTTGTCCTTCTGCCGTCGGTGCAGGGCGGCCCTCAGTTTCGAGGCATATGGAATGCGATCTGCAGCGCGGCGGGGGTATCCCGCACTGGGCGGAGAGTGAATCAATCGTCTATCCTGCTGACGGCGCGGTAAGTGCGGTTACTATAACGCCGCAGACACTTGCTCATGACGACCCTGAGGCGATGCGGCGCGGCGGGGTGCTCGCAGCACGATGCGCTGCCTGCCACAACGCATCTCAGGCCGTTGCGCCGCTTCTGGTCGGGCAAGACGCTGCATTCGTCTATAAGCAGCTTTCAGATTTTCAAAGTGGTGCGCGAACCAATGTAATAATGACCCAGATGGTCAAAGGACTATCCGAGAGAGATATGCGTGACCTCGCACACTACTTCGCTTCATCAGGCATTCGACGGGCGGCGTTGCGACGGAGGTAGTGCCGCCGATCGTCGCGCGTGGAACCCTATAAAGAATGTCGTTTCCTGTGCTGTTTGTCACGGAGGCATTGATCACAAGGCCGGAGCACCATTTTTGCAGGGTCTTTCAGCATCCTACCTGGGTGCTCAACTACATGCCTTTGCAGCAGGTCAACGACATAATGATTCCGGCGAGCAGATGCGAAATATCGCCCGGAATCTGACCGAAACAGAGATAAAGGACGCGGCGGCATACTATAGCGGGTTCACGGATTCGGAAGGACGAATATCCCAGCCCTGACACCATCAGCACGGGCGCTGACTTTGTTATCGTGGTCAGGCAGGACGAAGTCAGTTCCCCGAGAATACCGGAGCAGCCAGTTCCTAGTAGACTAGGAACTGTTTTTTCGTAGTCGATTTGGTCTCGGACTCGCCCATGAAAAACGCGCAGTTACGTGAGCTTCCTGTCCTGGAACGCTTTCTTGCCGCTCTGGACATCGGCGTGGCGAATTTCACGCTCTGTGACATTCGTGATGGCTGGAGCGCTCGGTTCGAGGCCTGCGCGACGGCGAGTCTGCATTACTGCATGGACGGAAGCGGTGTTTTAATAACTCAACACGGTGAACGAGTATCGCTCAGCGCGCACAGTTTCGTACTTCTGCCGCCAGGTATCGGTTACAAAATCGAGAGCGGCAAATCGTGCGCGACGCGCGAAACGAATCGCTCGCGTGTCGGTGACTGGCCTTGGCAAGAGACTGTTCCGACTGTCCAAGTCGGTGGTGGCGACAACGGTATTTCCACCGCATGTGGGGAACTGCGTCTTGACACGACTTCGGGCAGTGACCCGTTCAAGACGTTGCGACACCCGCTCGTCGCTCAGTTCGAAGGCAAGTCAGGATTGAGAGACCAGTTCGTTTTGCTGCTCGCGGAGTCCGCGCGTCCGGGGCTTGGCTCGCGTACCCTGGTCGAAGCGCTGCTGAAGCAGTGTCTGATCCTCGTGCTTCGGCGACAGATAGATAACGGGGGGTGGACCTGCCGTGGGCAGCCGGCGTCGCTGACAGGCGTCTCGCCCGTGCCTTAGAAGCGATCCTCGAGCGATCGGCGTCTGCCTTGTCAGTCGAGCGTCTGGCAGACATCGCCGGAATGAGCCGCTCAGCGTTCGCTGCGCAGTTCATGAAAGCGTTTGGCCAGTCGCCAATGGCGATGCTTAAAATTGTTCGCTTGAAGAAAGCCGCGGAATTGCTGGCTACCACCAACTATCCGGTAGCAGAAGTGGCGAAAATGGTAGGTTTCTCGAGTCGAAGTAACTTCTCACTGGCGTTTAATGCCCGGCACGGCTTGGACCCGAGCACATTCCGACGTCGCCTGACATCTGTGCGAGAGCGCCTACCCGAGTAGCCTCTGTAGCCGGCGAAGAGACGAGAGACGGCCGGAGGGCATCGCCGGTCGGCGGGCGCGCTTTCTCTCGACCATGGTGGGTCATCCGCATTTTCAACACCCGCCTGCCTGCCACTTTTTTGCTAGGCGTGGGCTGAAATGCACGGTGTTACTGTTGCTGCTCGTTTGAAGTACAGATATGTCTGTAGCTCGTCGCCGAGACGAAATGGCCAAAAGGTTTCGCCGAGCAATGAAGAAGCGGGTTATTCATGGACGATGCAAAGAAGCCGGAGAAATGGGGCTAGGTGAGTGACAAAAACGAAGCCCGCAAGGAGCGGCTGACCAACTGGTTGACTGGCATGGGGAAAGCAGGTTGAAACCACACAGAGACGGTGCGAGATGAGAAACAACGTCATAGTCACAGTGGGATGCTTTTTCCTAAGCGCCGCGGCGAACGCACAAAGTAGCGTTACTCTATTTGGCGCGCTAGATGAAGGCGTTAATTTCACCAACAATGTTGGAGGCCACAAAGCGTGGCAGACATCCAGCGTCGATCTTGTTATCAGTCGCTGGGGCATCAAAGGAACAGAGGATCTCGGCGGCGGACTTCACGGAGTCTTCGACCTGGAAAGCGGAATTGTTCTCGACAACGGCAGCGCATACTACGGCGGGCGTCTGTTTGGATATCAATCGTATGTAGGCCTTCAATCGGACGCCGTCGGGACACTTACAGTGGGAAGACAGTTCGACACCGTGACTGATACGATTGGGCCGATGACGGCCAATGGAAATTGGGCCGGTTATCTATTCTCTCATCCGGTAGACAATGACAACACAGATGCGTCGTTCCATACGAATAATTCAGTAAAGTACACGAGCCCCGTCATCGCTGGCGTTAGCGTGACCGCACTCTATGGTTTTAGCAACGCTCCCGGGGGATTCGCGGAAAATCGTATGTACGGTGTTGGATTGAAATATGCGTATAAGTCGTTCACGGCGGCGGCTGTTTTCCAAGACCTCTCTTCGCCAGGGGCGAGCGCGAGCGGGACAGTGTCCTCAGATGACTACGGCTTTGTCGCGAACAATCAAAAGATATATGGAGCTGGTGTGTCCTACGGGCTCGGCGCCACCGCGGTTGGCATCGCTTATACGCATGTACACTTGCAGCAGCCTCAGTCGTCGATATATGTAGGCTCGCTAGGCAAGGACCTCGCAAGCGTTACTTTCGACAACGTGGAAGTCAACGTTAAATACAACTTCACTACCAGTTTGTTCGTAGGTGCGATGTACACCTATTCACACGCCAATCTCGGTCGAGATGAGTCAAATCGTTCTCTTCATTGGAATGAAGTCGGTTTAATGGGCCAGTATTCCCTTTCAGGTCGGACAGCCCTATATGCTCAGGTGATCTATCAAAAGGTCAGTGGAACATCCGATACGATTTTAGACAATGCATATGTGCCGGGATCCGCGGGCGTGTCCAGCAATTCTCATCAGGTTGTCGGACGGCTAGGCATCATGCACGCCTTCTAATTGACCTTCCGAAACGATGAAATATGCTGCGGGAGCCGTTAAGGAAGGCGATGAACGGTAGGTGAGTACCGAACGTTACTTGAGGACGCGGTGTCGTACATGTCGGCGATACTATGTATTTCCTGCGGAGGCAATATAACTCCACTGTTCAATGGGCATTTTTTCGAGAATCGCCAGGTCATCAGTGTGACTGCCAGATTTTCTGAACTTTTCGCCGATGACCTCGCACCAACCGCCGCAAGTCGTGATTGGTGGAAGTCGTTGGTGACGGATACGAAAGGGAAGCGACGCTAGCACCGCTGGTCCCACGCGGGGAGAGAAGAATCCGCGGATCGTTATAACACATTCGCAGTTCCTCTCTGATGATCGGGTTTTTTGCCGCCTTCCGGGCGAGGACTGTACATCGCTAATCCTTTCCGGCGACTCATCAGAAAACCAGAATTCAATTGTCTACAGGAGAAGTTGGTTATGAAAATTCCATCTGTCATCGGCACCGCCTTCGCAGCGGTTGCGTTTACTGTCGCGTTGCCCGCGGTGGCGCAGGGGGTAGGCGAAACGGTCACGCCGAACTTTGATCACGGGATCCCCAACATTCCCGGCAAGTCTTTGACGGCCGTAGTCGTTGATTACGCTCCCGCCGGAGCATCGCCGGCGTACAAGCACGCGAAGTCAGCTTTTATTTATGCCTATGTCGTATCGGGTGCTATCGAGTCGCAAGTGAACAACGGTCCGAAACGGGTCTATCACGCCGGTGAGAGCTTTTTTGAGGAGCCGGGCGCGATCCACCGCGTTAGCCGCAATGCGAGCAATACCCAGACCGCTAAGCTACTCGCGGTATTCGTTGTGGATACCGACGACAAGCCCCTGACGACCCCAGCTGAATAATGCGCTAACTTGGTGGTGCACCAATCTGTCCATGCAGATTTTGACCGCAGGGGTAACGGTGGTCTCTGATGAGGGGCACGGCGTTGCACCGCTGCTAGTGTTGCTTTTCGCACTCCGGCGCGGCAAGCCGCCCCGAGCGGCGAGCCAGCGCTCGGGCGTCACACCTCTTTACGGCGTTGTCCAGATCCAATGGGGCATCGTTGCAGTGCCTCGGTCCGCCTTCGCTATGGCAAGTCGCATGCGTTGCTATCGATCCGGTCGGCCTGTCCATGGCGCGAGGACGACCACTCTTGCGCAGCAGTCACCAGAGTGCCGTTAAGAAGACTGAGTAGCGCGGATAGCCGATGGCGATCTTTTACCGACAGACCGGGGCGCAGCAGAAGCTTTTGTGTCTCGGCGGTCCAGTAGTCGCGACGGATCAGCGTCGGGCGGTGAATCAACGTCTTGACGGATCGTTCGAGCTTTGTTATTTCGTCTTCCAGAATCACCTCACTCTCCATTTGAGGACGCTAGCCGAAACGGTGCTCCATAGTCTCTTTGGGGGCCAGAAAGTGCTAGCAACGCGGCATTTTGCGAGTTACCAGTGCGTGACTATCAGCCACAACAGCAAGGCAGAGCCGGCAAGTATGAAGAGCCAGCCTAGCAATCGATCTAGTCGCATCGGTTTCAGTTACCGCTAGGTCGCGTCGCCGGTGTGCCATCTTTTTTCACTGTGGTTCACCTCATTGGTTAGTCGGCAAATGGATACCGCGGATGCGAGGCGCTTTGCCTGGTCACCGAACGCATGAGCGGCCGCCGTCGTCTGCTCGACGATAGCGGCATGTTTGCCCGGTGATGGCATCCATATGCGATGTGGTTTTACCTACCTCCTGCGCCACGGAACTTTGTTCACTCGAGGCGGCGGCAATCTGATAGATGATTGGATTCATTCGCTGTCGATCGCGGGGGGCGGAGCCCTCAGGCGAAAAATGTGGCGCCATCCTTCGCCCTTACCGCAGATTCCCACACGAGCATCTTCACGTCGTTGGCGGCCGGCTTCGGCTCCTAGTGCGACGCTACGAAGTTCGCTGCCATGTGTCGAGGACTGCCACGCTCAAGCGAGGTTCGCGTAGAGAGTGTCGAGAGTTTTTTGCAAACGGCATGAGCAGATATGTGCACCTTCAAACTAACAATAACGGCCAGGCATGAAGTTTACTTAAGCTTGCATCCCTACCTTTTGAATCGTTACGCAGTAACGAACTACGAAAATCGGTGCTACAGCGCACAGCAAATGGCAAATAGCAGCGACAAATTTAACGGGCGGCATCCGGACGTTTGAGGTGGTACTTATGTGAGGAAAAATTGGACAGGCGGGACGGAAAAGTGACCGGCGCATGGAATCGCCGGCCAAAAGGGTTCCGGGAATTCCGAGGGCCCATTAGTCCAGGAACCTGAGAGTCTCGCAGTATGCCATATCAGTATGAAGAAAAACTTAAGATTGCCTTTGTTTTCGGTGAGAAACCCGGATAGAAGGTGAGATCTTAGAGAGTTCGGCCTTTCTTGCAGTCTTCTTATTGGAATCGGACATCTTGCGGAAAGAGGAGAACCACCTCTACATTGGGTAATGGCTGGAGGAACTATGTCTTAAGCGTTGTTCCTTGACGCATAACGCCCGACTCTTGGTCATGTCTTTCGAATCCCTCGCTCTAAAAAATATGCGAAAGTAGAACGTTCGCGTCGGCCGGCGCGAATCTTTGATTATGAAAGGAGTTACGCGATGCTTTTCCCTCGTCAGACGGCACCTGCGCTTGTCGTTGATACCCTGGACCATGGTTCGTTCGATCTCGCCTCGGAAGTGCCCGGGCGAATGACGCTGATTTGTTTTTATCGCGGGCTTCATTGTCCCACCTGTGCAATGTATCTAAGGGAGCTGGAACGACTCACGCCAGAATTCGCTGAGCGAGGCATTACGACGATTGCCATCAGTTCCGATAGCGAACCTCGCGCGAGAGAGATGCAGAAAAAGGTTGCGGCTAACAGCTTGCGCATCGGTTATGGTCTACCGCTGACGGAAGCCCGAAAATGGGGACTTTATATCTCCACATCTCGTGGCAAATCGTCCATCGGGGTCGATGAACCTGAAATGTTCTCCGAACCCGGCTTGTACCTGCTACGTCCGGACCGGACGATTTACTATCTTTCGGTCCAGTCCATGCCGTTCGTGCGCCCCAATTTTAAGGAGCTACTGCAGGCTCTCGATTTCGCGATTCAGCATGACTACCCGGCACGCGGCGAGTACACAGGCGACCTTTAAGCCCGTTTTGTGATGCATTGAGCGTTGTCCATGAAGGGCGAGCGCTCAATGCGCAGCTAGAACCTCCCTAGGAATGGCCCGCAGTCTGCAGTGTGCACCATCGCGAGTGTGCACGACGTGTGTACGCAGTGCGATCGTCGTGCGCGGTCGCGAGACACGGAGCCGATGATCGCCTTGAAGACGCTTTTCTGCCCAGACTTGATGGCTGCAGTGTCACAGGTCGCCTCCGAGAGTTGACGCCAACCGGCATGGCCGTTCGCATCGGCATCTGAAAGGTGCCGTTGGTAACGGCGAAAACACCGTAGGCCGTCAGTGGGACCACCGTTACTGTTGCGTACAGAC includes:
- a CDS encoding cytochrome c biogenesis protein ResB, with the translated sequence MSERPTAEGQICLRVRRNPYELKHAIDLLRSMRFAIALLVILAIASIVGTVLTQEDTYVNYVNQFGPFWADVFRGLDLYDVRVLVVHADPGLLVISVSLCVIDNAPKMVRDARSWKDRVREGAYARSTTKVSSAQLP
- a CDS encoding cytochrome P460 family protein, with product MFVKELQLTTPQQFPDGSRNEPSGRGLFPGKFNGADVTVKDSKRFAATDGWGYFNFNHFEPKAKMAKVKAKEECAYCHIASAKKDDVWTQFYRLLDDDGT
- a CDS encoding cupin domain-containing protein, whose translation is MKNAQLRELPVLERFLAALDIGVANFTLCDIRDGWSARFEACATASLHYCMDGSGVLITQHGERVSLSAHSFVLLPPGIGYKIESGKSCATRETNRSRVGDWPWQETVPTVQVGGGDNGISTACGELRLDTTSGSDPFKTLRHPLVAQFEGKSGLRDQFVLLLAESARPGLGSRTLVEALLKQCLILVLRRQIDNGGWTCRGQPASLTGVSPVP
- a CDS encoding helix-turn-helix transcriptional regulator produces the protein MSRSAFAAQFMKAFGQSPMAMLKIVRLKKAAELLATTNYPVAEVAKMVGFSSRSNFSLAFNARHGLDPSTFRRRLTSVRERLPE
- a CDS encoding porin; protein product: MRNNVIVTVGCFFLSAAANAQSSVTLFGALDEGVNFTNNVGGHKAWQTSSVDLVISRWGIKGTEDLGGGLHGVFDLESGIVLDNGSAYYGGRLFGYQSYVGLQSDAVGTLTVGRQFDTVTDTIGPMTANGNWAGYLFSHPVDNDNTDASFHTNNSVKYTSPVIAGVSVTALYGFSNAPGGFAENRMYGVGLKYAYKSFTAAAVFQDLSSPGASASGTVSSDDYGFVANNQKIYGAGVSYGLGATAVGIAYTHVHLQQPQSSIYVGSLGKDLASVTFDNVEVNVKYNFTTSLFVGAMYTYSHANLGRDESNRSLHWNEVGLMGQYSLSGRTALYAQVIYQKVSGTSDTILDNAYVPGSAGVSSNSHQVVGRLGIMHAF
- a CDS encoding cupin domain-containing protein, producing the protein MKIPSVIGTAFAAVAFTVALPAVAQGVGETVTPNFDHGIPNIPGKSLTAVVVDYAPAGASPAYKHAKSAFIYAYVVSGAIESQVNNGPKRVYHAGESFFEEPGAIHRVSRNASNTQTAKLLAVFVVDTDDKPLTTPAE
- a CDS encoding peroxiredoxin-like family protein, whose amino-acid sequence is MLFPRQTAPALVVDTLDHGSFDLASEVPGRMTLICFYRGLHCPTCAMYLRELERLTPEFAERGITTIAISSDSEPRAREMQKKVAANSLRIGYGLPLTEARKWGLYISTSRGKSSIGVDEPEMFSEPGLYLLRPDRTIYYLSVQSMPFVRPNFKELLQALDFAIQHDYPARGEYTGDL